TATTCGCGTGCTCGCGAGCGGCTCGAGCGCTTCCATGTGCTTGCCGGCGCCATCCCGCCGCTGGTCTTCGCGCTCGGCGGCATCGATCTCCTCTACAACGCCGTCGCGGCCGGCACGCCGCCCGGCATCTGGCGCGGCGTCGCGTTCCTCGTCGCGACCGGCCTCGTCGGCGCGATCGTCGACCTGCCGTTCGCCGTGGCCAGCGCCTTCGGCATCGAAAAAGCCTTCGGCTTTAATCGCACGACGCCGGCGCGCTTCGTCGCCGATCGGCTGAAGCAGGCGGCCATCACGCTCATCATCGCCGTGCCGCTGCTTGCCGCGCTGCTCTGGGCGATGCGCGCGCTCACCGGGCTCTGGTGGCTCTACGCCTGGCTCGGCCTGCTGGTCATCATGGTGGCGGCGCCGACCGTCTTCGTACGCGTGGTCGCGCCGCGCTTCAACACGTTCACGCCGCTGGAGGGGGCTCTGCGCCAGCGCATCGAAGGGCTGCTCGAGCGCGTCGGCTTCCGCTCGTCGGGCCTCTTCGCGATGGATGCCTCGAAGCGGAGCGCCCACGGCAACGCCTATTTCATCGGCTTCGGCCGCACGAAGCGCATCGTGCTCTTCGACACGCTGATCGAGGCATCCCCGCCCGACGAGATCGAGGCGGTGGTCGCCCACGAGCTCGGGCACTTCAAGCACCGCCACGTGATCTTCGGGCTGGCGCGCGGCGCGCTGATGATGCTCGCGGTGCTGGCCGCCTTCGGCTGGCTCGCCAAGCAGCCGTGGCTGTTGCCCTCGTTCGGCGTCGCGACGCACGACGATGCGGCCGCGCTCTTCGTCTGCATGCTGCTCGCTTCCGTCGTCGGCCCGCTGACCGCGCCGCTGTCGAACTGGATCTCGCGCCGCAACGAGTACCAGGCCGACGATTTCGCGCGCCGGGCCGTCGGCGCCGGCCCGATGGTCGGCGCGTTGACCCGGCTCGCGCGCGACAACGCCTCGACGCTGACGCCCGACCCGCTCTACGCGCTGGTGCACCACTCGCATCCCAGCGTGCCTCTGCGGGTGCGGCACCTGCGCGAGATGGAGGCGACGGCCTGACGCGACGGCTTGCGGGCGGGCGGACCTAGTCGGCCGCGGCTGCGGCCGCATGACGTCCCGGCCAGGCGCGCGCGGCGAGGTCGAGCGTGACCGCCGGTGCGTCCGCGAGCGCGTCGGGCCTGACGGCGATCGTGTAGCGGCCCGGCGCGATCCGCCAGCCGCGCGGCGCATCCCAGCGCGCGAGCAGCCGCGGGTCGAGCTTAACAGAAACGTGCCGCGTCTCGCCCGGCGCCAGGTCGAGTGCCGCGAACCCGGCGAGGCGCCGCGTGAAGCCCGGCCCGTCGACGTAGACCTGCGCCACGTCGCGGCCGGCGCGGGAGCCGACGTTGCGGACGTCGAAGGCGAGCGCCGACCCGTCCGCCTGCGCGGCGAGGCCCGACGTCGCGAACCGCGTGTAGGACAGCCCGAAGCCGAACGGGAACAGCGGCTTGGCCTTGGTTCGCAGGAACCACTTGTAGCCGACGTCGGCGCCCTCGACGTCGTAGTCGACCACGATCGGGCCGCCCTTGATCGGCTCGCCGGGATTGGAGGTCGTCGTCGCGGGGTCGATGCCGTGCGGGCGCGGCAGCTGCGATTCGGCGGCGGGGAACGTCATCGGCAGCCGGCCGCCGGGATCGGCGCGGCCGGTCAGCACGTCGGCGATCGCCTCGCCGCCGCGCTCGCCGGGATACCAGGCCTCGATGATGCCCGCGACGCTGCCGAGCCAAGGCATCGTGACCGGGCCGCCGGTCTCCAGCACGACGATCGTGCGCGGGTTTGCGGCGGCGAGCTTTGCGATCAGCGCGTCCTGGCCGTTCGGCAGGGCGAGGTCCGGCACGTCGCGCGATTCGTTGCGCCAGGCGTCGGCGAACACGATGACGGCGTCCGCGTCGCGGGCGGCGCGGGCCGCGGACGCTGCGTCGTCGCCAGCGAGGAAGTCTACGTGGGTGTGGGGCAGGGCGGCGCGCAGCGCGGCCAGCGGCGAGGAGGGATCGTAGAGCTTCGGCTGGCCGTAGAAGGCGCCGGGCGGATCGCCCTCGAATCGCAGGCGGCCTTTCGGCACCACCTGCGACGAGCCGCCGCCCGAGAGCACGCCGACGTCGGCATGGCCGCCGACGACGAGCAGGCGCTTCGCCGTCGGCGACAGGGGCAGCGCGCCGCCGGCCTTCTTGAGCAGCACGAGGCCGCGCGCCGCGACCTCCTCGGCGACGGCCGCGTGCGCGTCGAGATCGCGGATCGACCCGGGCCGCGGCGGATCGTCGAGCGTGCCGGCCTGGATGCGGGCGCGGAGCTGGCGCGCCACCATGTCGTCGAGCCGCGCCAAGTGTACGCGACCCGCGCCGACGGCCTGCTTCAGCGGCGCGTCGAAGAACATCGTGTCGTCGAGGTCGGCGCCGGACTCCTGGTCGAGGCCGGCAAGAGCGGCGGCTTCGGTCGAATGCGTGCCGCCCCAGTCCGACATCACCCAGCCGCCAAAGCCCCAGTCGCGCTTCAGGATGTCGGTGAGGAGACGCGCGTTTTCCGACGCGTGCCGGCCGTCGATGCTGTTGTAGGCGGTCATGACCGCGCCGGGACGGCCGCGCTCCAAGGCGAGCTCGAAGGCCAGCAGGTCCGATTCGCGTGCCGCCGCCTCGCCGAGCCTGGCATCGATGACGACGCGGCCGGTCTCCTGCGCGTTCAATACGAAATGCTTGAGCGTCGAGACGATGTGATTCGACTGGATGCCGGCGATCGTCGCGCCGACGATGGCGCCGGTGAGCAGCGGATCCTCGCCCGCATACTCGAAGTCGCGGCCGCCGCGCGGCTCGCGCGTCAGTTCGGCGCCGCCGGCGAGCAGCACAGAAAACCCCTTGTCGCGCGCCTCGGCGCCGATGGCGGCGCCGGCCCGCTCGGCGAGGCCGGGGTCGAAGCTCGCCGCGAGCGCCAGCCCGCTCGGGAGAGCCGTGGCATCGAAGTCCGCGTTGGTCGGGTTGGCCACGCCGAGCCCGGCGTCGCTCTCCTGCAGGGGCGGGATGCCGAGGCGCGGCACGCCCGGGACGAAACCGGCCGACGCGAGCGCGCCGGTCGGCATCGGGCGCCCCCGCAGCGGCATGCCGAAGCGCGAGTGGACGAGCGCGATCTTCTCGTCGAGGGTCAGCGCCGCGACGAGCGCGGCGACGCGCTGCTCCAGACCGCCCGCCGGAGCGTGCGCCGATCCAACGCCAAGAACCAGGAAAACGAGGCCGCCGACGAGGGGGCGTTTCGGGATCATGCGGAACCCTTGGCCCCGGCCCGGCGCCGTCACGCGCGCCGGATCAAAGGGTCAGGTCGCGGGGGCGACGAACCTGCGCCCCGGGACATGACACCAAACGACTACTTCAAGTGCTGGTTGAGATACTTGTTCATCTCGAACATCGTCACCTTGTCGCGGCCGAAAACAGCCTTGAGCTTCGAATCGGCGACGATCTCTTTCTTGTTCGCCTCGTTCTGCAGCTTGTGCTTCTTGATGTATTCCCAGACCTTGCTGACCACGGCGGTGCGCGGCAGCGGATCGTGGCCCACGACGGCGGCCAGCTCGGGCGACGGCGTCAACGGCTTCGAGAACGCGCTCGGGCCGGCCGCCTTCTTGGCTGGGGCAGCGGCCTTCGCCGCGGGCTTCTTGGTAGCTTCCTTCATTCCGTCTCTCCCGATAATCCGGCAGAAAGAGCCGTGACGTGGCCTTAGGCTCCCGCTGAGCGGTCAAACGAGCCCAAGGGCGCCGCCCCGTCAAGCTGTCGCAGGCCGCAAAGGCGCCCTCTCCCACGAAAAACAGCCTCCAGAGGGCTCCCCGGCGCGCTTCGAGGGGCCGTCAGGGAAAAATAACCCGGCGCTGCTCTGGTGTGTCGATGGCACCACAGGGCTCGGAATGTCGGCGTCCTGCCATGGTCCAGCCAGGACCAGTGCCGTAAAACGCGGGCGAAAACGGTGGGACCCCCTTTTGCGTTATTTGTCGGATAGCTTCCGCTCGTCCGCGGCGCGCGCCCTCTGCATCGCCGCATGCCTGGTACTTCCAGGCGCTTGCTCGACGGTGCCGACGCAGGGACCGACCCGGCAGGCCGTGATCGACGGCGGGACGCGGCCCGACGCACCCTATCTCCTGATGCCGATCTCGGACTTCACGGTCCAGGAGCTGTCGCATTTCCCAGGGCCCAGCCTCTACGGCAAGTTCGGCGACTACCGGAAGCCGGCGCTCTACACCGTCGGCGTCGGCGACACGATCGACGTCTCGGTCTTCGAGGCGGCCGGCGGCGGCCTGTTCCAGCAGCCGGTGACGACCCAGAACTCGACCGGCTCGCATTCCGCGCAGATCCCGCCGCAGGTGGTGCAGCGCGACGGCTCGATCACCGTGCCCTACGCCGGCCGCGTCAGCGTCGTCGGCAAGACGACGCCGGAGATCGAGAAGACCATCGTCACGCAGCTGACCGGCAAGGCGATCGAGCCGCAGGCGATCGTCACCATCGACAAGAGCCTGTCGAACGCGATCACCGTGAACGGCGAGGTGGTGAGGGGCCAGCGGCTGCAGCTGTCGACCCGCGGCGACCGCATGATCGACGTCATCGCCGAGGCCGGCGGCCTCAACGCGCCGGCCAACGAGACCTTCCTCGAGCTGACGCGCGGCGGCAAGACCGTCGAGGTGCCGTTCCAGAGCATCCTCAACAACCCGCGCGAGAACATCTACGCGCGGCCGGGCGACACGCTGACGGTGGTGCGCTACCCGCTGACCTACACGGCGGTCGGCGCGACGAGCCGCAACGCCGTCATCACCTTCGATGCCGTCGGCATCTCGCTCGAGGAGGCGATCGCCAAGGCGCAGGGCCTCCTCGACCTGCGCGCCGATCCCGAAGGCGTCTTCGTGCTGCGCTACGAGCCCGTCGCCGTCGTCCGCAACTTCCCCGGCCTGACGCCGGCGCAGGCGGCGCTCAACCTCGTGCCGGTGATCTACTACACCAACATGCGCGAGCCCCGCGCGCTGTTCCTGGCGCGCAAGTTCGCGGTGCACGACAAGGACATTGTCTACGTGTCCAACTCGCCGTTCAGCGACCTGCAGAAGCTCCTGCAGCTCGTCGGCACGATCTCGGCGCCGGTGGTCTCCGGCATCGCCGCCTCGGCCTACATCCGCTAGGCCGCATCGGGGCCGAAAAGCCGGCCCCGAAGGCGCGCTTGCCTGCCCATTTTCGTGGCGGAAAACGCAATCCGCTCATGCATTTCGGTGCGGTTGGGGCTATATGAAAACGACCAACCCGAACGGGTGCGCCGCGATGCGACCGCGGCCCCACCGGAGATCCTTTTCCGCATGGACGATAATACCCCCCGCGAGCCCGACGATTCCGCGCCGGACGACTATGGCGCGGGCTCGATCAAGGTGCTGCGCGGCCTCGATGCCGTGCGCAAGCGCCCCGGCATGTACATCGGCGACACCGACGACGGCTCGGGCCTCCACCACATGGTCTACGAGGTCGTCGACAACGCGATCGACGAGGCGCTGGCGGGCCATGCGACGCGCGTGACGGTGACGCTGAACGCCGACGGCTCGGTGACGGTGACCGACGACGGCCGCGGCATTCCGACCGGCATCCACGAGGAGGAGGGGATCTCGGCCGCCGAGGTCATCATGACCCAGCTCCACGCCGGCGGGAAGTTCGACCAGAATTCCTACAAGGTCTCGGGCGGCCTGCACGGCGTCGGCGTCTCCGTCGTCAACGCGCTCTCGACCTGGCTGAAGCTGCGCATCTGGCGCGACGGCAAGGAGCACATCGCCGAGTTCGCCGACGGCGACGTCTCGCGCTCGCTCGAGGTCGTCGGGCCGGCCGAGGTCAACGGCTCGGGCAAGCCGCGGCGCGGCACCGAGGTGACGTTCCTGGCGTCGCCGAAGACCTTCACGATGGTCGACTACGACTTCTCGCGCATCGAGCATCGGCTGCGCGAGCTGGCGTTCCTGAACTCGGGCGTGCGCATCATCCTGACCGACGCGCGCGGCGCCGAGCACAGGGTCGAGGAGCTGTTCTACGACGGCGGCCTCGAGGCGTTCGTGCGCTATCTCGATCGCGCCAAGCAGCCGCTGATCACGGCGCCGATCATGATGACCGGCGAGCGCGACCGCATCACGGTCGAGGTCGCGCTGTGGTGGAACGATTCCTACCACGAGAACGTGCTCGCCTTCACGAACAACATCCCGCAGCGCGACGGCGGCACGCATCTCGCGGGCTTCCGCGGCGCGCTAACGCGCCAGATGACCGGCTACGCCGAGCGATCCGGCCTCCTGAAGCGCGAGAAGGTCGACCTCACCGGCGACGATTGCCGCGAGGGGCTCACCTGCGTGCTCTCGGTCAAGGTGCCCGACCCGAAGTTCTCGAGCCAGACCAAGGACAAGCTCGTGTCGTCCGAGGTCCGGCCGGTCGTCGAGAGCCTCGTCAACGAGATGCTCGACCGCTGGCTGGAGGAGCATCCCGCCGACGCCAAGATCGTCACGACCAAGGTGATCGAGGCGGCGCAGGCGCGCGAGGCGGCGCGCAAGGCGCGTGAGCTGACGCGGCGCAAGGGTGCGCTCGACGTCGCCAACCTGCCCGGCAAGCTCGCCGACTGCCAGGAGCGCGATCCCGCGAAGTCCGAGCTGTTCCTGGTCGAGGGCGATTCGGCCGGCGGCTCGGCCAAGCAGGGCCGCAACCGCGAGTACCAGGCCGTGCTGCCGCTGCGCGGCAAGATCCTCAACGTCGAGCGCGCGCGCTTCGACCGCATGCTCGGCAGCCAGGAGATCGGCACGCTGATCACCGCGCTCGGCACCGGCATCGGCCGCGACGACTTCAACGCCGACAAGCTGCGCTACCACAAGATCATCATCATGACGGACGCCGACGTCGACGGCTCGCACATCCGCACGCTGCTGCTGACGTTCTTCTTCCGCCAGATGCGCGACCTCATCGACCGCGGCCACATCTTCATCGCGCAGCCGCCGCTCTACAAGGTGAAGCGCGGCTCGTCCGAGCAGTACCTGAAGGACGAGCGCGCCCGCGAGGACTATCTCATCGGCCACGGCGTAGAAGGCACCGTGCTCCGCCTCGCCACCGGCGAGGAGCGGGCCGGCGCCGACCTGCGCGCGCTGGTCGAGGAGGCGCGCCAGGTGCGCCACCTGCTCTCCGGCCTGCATTCGCGCTACGACCGCGGCATCGTCGAGCAGGCGGCGATCGCCGGCGCGCTGAAGCCGATCGACGAGGAGGCGCAAGCGCAGACCGCCGTCGACGTGCTCGCGGGGCGCCTCGATGCGCGCGCCGACGACATGGAACGCGGCTGGCGGGGCCGGCTCGAGAACGGCGGCTTCGTGCTGACGCGCGTCGTGCGCGGCGTCACGCAGGCGGCGATCCTCGACGACAAGCTACTCGCCTCTGCCGAGGCGCGGCGGCTCAGCGAGCATACTGGATCGCTCGCCGACGTCTACGCCAAGCCAGCCCAGCTCGTGCGCAAGGGCGACGAGCGCCAGGTCGCCGGGCCGAGCGACCTGCTCGATGCGGTGATGGCGATCGGCCAGAAGGGCATCTCGCAGATCCAGCGCTACAAGGGTCTCGGCGAGATGAAACCCGACCAGCTGTGGGAGACCACGCTCGACCGCGACGCGCGCTCGCTGCTCCAGGTGAAGATCCAGGAGGGCGACGAGGCCGACGACATCTTCGTCAAGCTGATGGGCGACGTCGTCGAGCCGCGCCGCGAGTTCATCCAGGACAACGCGCTCAACGTCGCCAACCTCGACGTCTGACGCTCGAGGCCAAGCAACGACAAAGGGCCGGTCGCTTCGTGCGACCGGCCCTCAAACTATACGTCGATCAGCTCGATACGGCTTACTTCGGCGCGCCGGCATCCGGGGCGGCCGGAGCCGGGGCAGGGGCCGCGGCGTCGTCGGCCGGGGCAGCGGCCTTCTTCTTGGCGACCTTCTTCTTGGCGTGATGCTTCTTCTTCACCGGCGCGTCGGCGACCGGCTCGGGCGCCATCGCGGGGGCGGGCGCCGGCGGGGGCGGCGGAGGCGCCTCCTGGCAGTGGAAGGAAAACGTCGAGCACAGGAAGTCGTCGACGACCTGAGCATGCGCCGGCAGCGCCGACGTCGCCACGAAGGCCGCCGCAGCGAGCCCGAGACCAAAAGCCTTTGAGTTCATATACTCACCTCTAGAGCGTGCGCGCCGCAAGACAACCCAGGGCGACGTCGCGCGCAAGGGTTAATGCGCGCATTCGCCCATACTTTTGACAGGGATTATGCCGGCAGGGCGCCCTTCATCTTGTCGACGAGGTCGGTCTTCTCCCAGGCGAAGCCGCCCTCGGCGTCCGGCGCGCGGCCGAAATGGCCGTAGGCCGACGTGCGCGCGTAGATCGGCTTGTTGAGCTGCAGGTGCTCGCGGATGCCGCGCGGCGACAGCCGCATGATGCTGCCCAGCATCGTCTCGAGCTTGTCCTCGGGGACGCTACCCGTGCCGTGCGTGTCGACGTAGATCGACAGCGGCTCGGCGACGCCGATGGCGTAGGAGAGCTGGATCGTGCAGCGGTCGGCGAGACCGGCCGCGACGACGTTCTTGGCGAGGTAGCGCGCGACGTAGGCGGCCGAGCGGTCGACCTTGGTCGGGTCCTTGCCGGAGAAGGCGCCGCCGCCGTGCGGGGCCGCGCCGCCGTAGGTGTCGACGATGATCTTGCGGCCGGTGAGGCCGCAGTCGCCGTCGGGGCCGCCGATGACGAACTTGCCGGTCGGGTTCACGTGCCAGACCGTCTCGTCGGAGATCCAGCCTTGGGGCAGGGTGTTGCGGATGTAGGGCTCGACGATGCGGCGGACGTCCTCGGAGGACAGGCTCTCGTCGACGTGCTGGGTCGAGAGCACGAGCTGGGTGACGCCGACCGGCTTGCCGTCGACGTACTTCACCGTGACCTGGCTCTTGGCATCGGGCCCGAGCTTGGCCGCATCGCCCTTGCCGGTCTTGCGCGCGACGGCGAGGTCCTCGAGGATCTTGTGCGAATAGTAGATCGGCGCCGGCATCAGCTCCGGCGTCTCGCGGCAGGCGTAGCCGAACATGATGCCCTGGTCGCCGGCGCCCTCGTCCTTGTTGCCGGCCGAGTCGACGCCCTGCGCGATGTCGGCGGACTGGGCGTGCAGCAGGATCTCGATCTGCGCGGTCTCCCAGTGGAAGCCGTCCTGCTCGTAGCCGATGTCCTTGATCGCGGCGCGGGCGACCTTCTCGACCGCCTTCGGGTCGATCATCGGGCCGCGCACCTCGCCGGCGATGACGACGCGGTTCGTGGTGGCGAGCGTCTCGCAGGCGACGCGGATGGAATAGGGATCGAGGCCGGCCTTCGCGCCCTCGCGGAAATACAGGTCGACCACCTCGTCGGAGATGCGGTCGCAGACCTTGTCGGGATGGCCCTCGGAAACCGACTCGCTTGTGAAGAGATAGTTCGCGCGCGCCATTTGTGCTCCTGACCGCAAGTTTTCCGTCCCGCGGGCGAGGGCGTCGTCGCCGCCGCTCCGGCTAAAGGATATGCGCTTATGCACATATCCTTATCACAGCAAGCCCCAAAATGCGCGGATTTGAAGACGGCCTGGCGCCTGTGGCCGGCCTGTACGGCCTGTTTCGGGACTGCGGCCCAGGCTTTGCGGATCGCGGCCCCGATGCTAACGGGAGCGACGAGCCGCGATGCCCGCGCGACCTCCGGAGGCCGATCCAAAAATGGCGCGACGACCCCGACCGCTGGTCGCCGGAAACTGGAAGATGAACGGCCTCAAGGCCGACCTCGTCGAGGTC
This Beijerinckiaceae bacterium RH AL1 DNA region includes the following protein-coding sequences:
- a CDS encoding STE24 endopeptidase (ID:RHAL1_01812;~source:Prodigal:2.6): MPALSLAFIAATVAWTILSIWLSLRQTAHVARHRDAVPADFADALTLEEHQKAADYSRARERLERFHVLAGAIPPLVFALGGIDLLYNAVAAGTPPGIWRGVAFLVATGLVGAIVDLPFAVASAFGIEKAFGFNRTTPARFVADRLKQAAITLIIAVPLLAALLWAMRALTGLWWLYAWLGLLVIMVAAPTVFVRVVAPRFNTFTPLEGALRQRIEGLLERVGFRSSGLFAMDASKRSAHGNAYFIGFGRTKRIVLFDTLIEASPPDEIEAVVAHELGHFKHRHVIFGLARGALMMLAVLAAFGWLAKQPWLLPSFGVATHDDAAALFVCMLLASVVGPLTAPLSNWISRRNEYQADDFARRAVGAGPMVGALTRLARDNASTLTPDPLYALVHHSHPSVPLRVRHLREMEATA
- a CDS encoding Glycosyl hydrolase (ID:RHAL1_01813;~source:Prodigal:2.6), whose translation is MIPKRPLVGGLVFLVLGVGSAHAPAGGLEQRVAALVAALTLDEKIALVHSRFGMPLRGRPMPTGALASAGFVPGVPRLGIPPLQESDAGLGVANPTNADFDATALPSGLALAASFDPGLAERAGAAIGAEARDKGFSVLLAGGAELTREPRGGRDFEYAGEDPLLTGAIVGATIAGIQSNHIVSTLKHFVLNAQETGRVVIDARLGEAAARESDLLAFELALERGRPGAVMTAYNSIDGRHASENARLLTDILKRDWGFGGWVMSDWGGTHSTEAAALAGLDQESGADLDDTMFFDAPLKQAVGAGRVHLARLDDMVARQLRARIQAGTLDDPPRPGSIRDLDAHAAVAEEVAARGLVLLKKAGGALPLSPTAKRLLVVGGHADVGVLSGGGSSQVVPKGRLRFEGDPPGAFYGQPKLYDPSSPLAALRAALPHTHVDFLAGDDAASAARAARDADAVIVFADAWRNESRDVPDLALPNGQDALIAKLAAANPRTIVVLETGGPVTMPWLGSVAGIIEAWYPGERGGEAIADVLTGRADPGGRLPMTFPAAESQLPRPHGIDPATTTSNPGEPIKGGPIVVDYDVEGADVGYKWFLRTKAKPLFPFGFGLSYTRFATSGLAAQADGSALAFDVRNVGSRAGRDVAQVYVDGPGFTRRLAGFAALDLAPGETRHVSVKLDPRLLARWDAPRGWRIAPGRYTIAVRPDALADAPAVTLDLAARAWPGRHAAAAAAD
- a CDS encoding hypothetical protein (ID:RHAL1_01814;~conserved protein of unknown function;~source:Prodigal:2.6); protein product: MKEATKKPAAKAAAPAKKAAGPSAFSKPLTPSPELAAVVGHDPLPRTAVVSKVWEYIKKHKLQNEANKKEIVADSKLKAVFGRDKVTMFEMNKYLNQHLK
- a CDS encoding Sugar transporter (ID:RHAL1_01815;~source:Prodigal:2.6), producing MPTQGPTRQAVIDGGTRPDAPYLLMPISDFTVQELSHFPGPSLYGKFGDYRKPALYTVGVGDTIDVSVFEAAGGGLFQQPVTTQNSTGSHSAQIPPQVVQRDGSITVPYAGRVSVVGKTTPEIEKTIVTQLTGKAIEPQAIVTIDKSLSNAITVNGEVVRGQRLQLSTRGDRMIDVIAEAGGLNAPANETFLELTRGGKTVEVPFQSILNNPRENIYARPGDTLTVVRYPLTYTAVGATSRNAVITFDAVGISLEEAIAKAQGLLDLRADPEGVFVLRYEPVAVVRNFPGLTPAQAALNLVPVIYYTNMREPRALFLARKFAVHDKDIVYVSNSPFSDLQKLLQLVGTISAPVVSGIAASAYIR
- the gyrB gene encoding DNA gyrase, subunit B (ID:RHAL1_01816;~source:Prodigal:2.6) is translated as MDDNTPREPDDSAPDDYGAGSIKVLRGLDAVRKRPGMYIGDTDDGSGLHHMVYEVVDNAIDEALAGHATRVTVTLNADGSVTVTDDGRGIPTGIHEEEGISAAEVIMTQLHAGGKFDQNSYKVSGGLHGVGVSVVNALSTWLKLRIWRDGKEHIAEFADGDVSRSLEVVGPAEVNGSGKPRRGTEVTFLASPKTFTMVDYDFSRIEHRLRELAFLNSGVRIILTDARGAEHRVEELFYDGGLEAFVRYLDRAKQPLITAPIMMTGERDRITVEVALWWNDSYHENVLAFTNNIPQRDGGTHLAGFRGALTRQMTGYAERSGLLKREKVDLTGDDCREGLTCVLSVKVPDPKFSSQTKDKLVSSEVRPVVESLVNEMLDRWLEEHPADAKIVTTKVIEAAQAREAARKARELTRRKGALDVANLPGKLADCQERDPAKSELFLVEGDSAGGSAKQGRNREYQAVLPLRGKILNVERARFDRMLGSQEIGTLITALGTGIGRDDFNADKLRYHKIIIMTDADVDGSHIRTLLLTFFFRQMRDLIDRGHIFIAQPPLYKVKRGSSEQYLKDERAREDYLIGHGVEGTVLRLATGEERAGADLRALVEEARQVRHLLSGLHSRYDRGIVEQAAIAGALKPIDEEAQAQTAVDVLAGRLDARADDMERGWRGRLENGGFVLTRVVRGVTQAAILDDKLLASAEARRLSEHTGSLADVYAKPAQLVRKGDERQVAGPSDLLDAVMAIGQKGISQIQRYKGLGEMKPDQLWETTLDRDARSLLQVKIQEGDEADDIFVKLMGDVVEPRREFIQDNALNVANLDV
- a CDS encoding exported protein of unknown function (ID:RHAL1_01817;~source:Prodigal:2.6) gives rise to the protein MNSKAFGLGLAAAAFVATSALPAHAQVVDDFLCSTFSFHCQEAPPPPPPAPAPAMAPEPVADAPVKKKHHAKKKVAKKKAAAPADDAAAPAPAPAAPDAGAPK
- the metK gene encoding methionine adenosyltransferase 1 (ID:RHAL1_01818;~source:Prodigal:2.6), whose product is MARANYLFTSESVSEGHPDKVCDRISDEVVDLYFREGAKAGLDPYSIRVACETLATTNRVVIAGEVRGPMIDPKAVEKVARAAIKDIGYEQDGFHWETAQIEILLHAQSADIAQGVDSAGNKDEGAGDQGIMFGYACRETPELMPAPIYYSHKILEDLAVARKTGKGDAAKLGPDAKSQVTVKYVDGKPVGVTQLVLSTQHVDESLSSEDVRRIVEPYIRNTLPQGWISDETVWHVNPTGKFVIGGPDGDCGLTGRKIIVDTYGGAAPHGGGAFSGKDPTKVDRSAAYVARYLAKNVVAAGLADRCTIQLSYAIGVAEPLSIYVDTHGTGSVPEDKLETMLGSIMRLSPRGIREHLQLNKPIYARTSAYGHFGRAPDAEGGFAWEKTDLVDKMKGALPA